CTTTGCTGGAAAAATCAGGGTTGATGAATTTTCCGTCCATTTTTAGCATTGCCGTATATACTACAGATTCATAAATGCCACGCTCTAAAGGCTGTGTTTTTACTTTGGAATCAATATTGAGTTCTCCTGGGAAGAAATACGCATTATGTTTTTGAGCTTTTAGGGTCTTTAGAAATGTTTTGGTCTTCTCATCAAATACTTTTTCTTCAATATAGGTTTGGTAGGGAATTTTTAGAATAGGACCGTAGACCACAACTTCCTTGCCCCATTTTGTATTGATTTCTTCAACTACTTCTGTTTGCCGATACCCTCTTTCCCGTATCAAATCGCCAACGAAACCCAGGGGAATCAATAGTATTAGAATTAAAAAGCCAACGGTAATCATTTTGGCGGTAATCGAATTTTTAAACCAGTTTCCAATTTTTTGTTTTTGTGATGTCATATTTTTTAATTTAAAGTACTTTGTATTTCAAAGTGAATTGATAAAAAAATTTAATTTTGATTTTTGATGATGTTTTCCAAGGCTTCAATATGTTTTTTAAAGGATAACTTTCCCAATGGGGTAGCGGTATATCTTGTATTGGGTTTCTTTCCAATAAAGGATTTTTCAATTTTGATGTATTCAGCTTTTTCCAGCGTTTTTGTGTGACTTGCCAAATTACCATCAGTTACGTTCAGTAGTTCTTTTAACCGATTAAAATCAACTTCTTCGTTCACCATAAGGATGGACATTATGCCCAGCCGAATGCGATGGTCAAATAATTTGTTTATGTTGTCTATGAGCCCCATGTTAAGCTTTGGCTTCTTTTAGATACATTAAACTGCCATAAATAATGTGCAGTACCCCAAAACCAAGAACCCAGAACCAAAATCCGTAGCCTGGGAGGGCAGCGCATAATAATCCAAGGACTATTTCGGAGTACCCTAAATACTTTACCTTACCAATGGTATATTTTGAGGCGTTTACCAAAGCAAGCCCATAGAAAATCAACATGAGCGAAGCCGTTAGTCCATAATGTAGGCTATTTAATTTTATTAGAATATAGATGCCTCCTGTTATTAAGGGCACAAGAAAACTTACCAAGAGTCTTTTAGTGGTAGCGTCCCAAATTTTCTCGTTATTCTTTTTCGCTTTTTTGGTCGTGAGCAGGTAGGCAGAAACAAAACTAAGAACTGCAACTGCAATTAAGATGGCTATGAGCATTCTAAAGTTCCAACTGTGAAGAATTACATAGTCACTGTTTCTGGGCAATAAAAATAGATAAGCCAGAACTGCTCCTACGATTGCATAAAAGCCAGCCAATATTCCAGATAGCCCGCTCAATGAGATGAAACGGGAAGATTTGTTCATTAAATCCTTGATTTGGGATATGTCTTCTAAGTATTTTTTTGATTCCATTTTAAAGTACTTTGAAATTCAAAGTTAAAATATTATTTGAATTCAAAACCCATTTTTTTAAATATTCGATAAAAATCATGTTATTTTTGATTTGTGAACCCTGCTGAAGAATACATCCTGAGTCGAGATGAGCCTTATCGTAGTATATTATTGCACCTTAAGGCAGTAATTGAACATGTCATTCCTGAGGTCGATATGAAGTATAAATGGAGAATCCCCTGTTTTTATGTGGGTAAACACTCTATTTGTTATCTTAACGCTTCCTATAAGGGAAAATTCGTGGATATCGCTTTTTGGAATTCCGCCCACCTTACCAAACACACTGAATTGATGTTTTCTGAAAAACGAAAAGTGGTCAAGTCTTTTCGGTATACAACTCTGGAAGAAATCAATGATGAAATTCTTATAGAGGTTTTGGAAGAAGTATATTCCTTAAGGGAAAAAGGCTTTTACAAAAGAGATAGCTGAAAAAACGATTCAAATTCACTTAAAACTAAAGGTCTGACCCGAATTACACTGATTCTCACGAGTCAAAACTGTTTACCGTTTCCCTTAGGGCAACCAAATCAGTCAATAACTTTTCAAGTAAACTTAAATCCAACATATTGGCCCCATCGCTTTTTGCATTTGAGGGATCAAAATGTGTTTCCATAAAAAGTCCATCAACACCTGCTGCAATTCCTGCACGTGCCATGGTTCCGATAAGTGCGGGTCTTCCACCCGTAACTCCAGAGGATTGGTTGGGCTGTTGAAGGGAATGGGTCACATCCAAAACCACGGGAGCATATTGCTTCATGGTTGGGACTCCCCTAAAATCGACAATCATATCCTGATAGCCGAACATGGTGCCACGATCTGTTATCCAAGCTTTGTCACTCCCCGAATCCTTTACTTTGTTCACGGCATGTTGCATACTTTCTGGACTCATAAACTGTCCTTTTTTCAAATTGACCACTTTTCCCGTTTTGGCCGCAGCAACTACGAGGTCGGTCTGGCGAACCAAAAAAGCGGGTATTTGCAGTACATCAACGTACTCGGCCGCCATATCGGCATCAGCGATTTCATGAACATCCGTTACTGTCGGTACCTTGAAAGTTTCGGAAACCTTTCCCAAGATCTTCAACGCTTTTTCGTCTCCAATTCCTGTGAAAGAGTCAATTCGGCTTCTGTTCGCTTTTTTGAAACTTCCCTTAAATACATACGGAATCTCTAATTTGTCTGTGATGGTGACCACCTTTTCAGCTATTCTTAGTGCCATTTCCTCACCTTCGATAGCGCAAGGCCCCGCAAGCAAAAAAAAGTTGTTGGAATCGGTATGTTTAATTTGGGGAATGCGTTGAAGTTCCATAAAAAATCAAAATTTATAGCAAAAGTACTGCTTTTGATGCATTCAAGTAATGATCACAATGTGAAAGCAAGAAGTGGTAAATCATCTATACTATATCGTTTGGGCCAAACCTGAAAAAACATAACATAACATTAATTTAATACGTACTGAATTTGATGCACAAGCATGATAAGTATTTTTGGCTACCATTAATTAACATTTTTTTATATGAAACAAAAACTACTCTTTTTCTTTTTTATTGGATTATTAGGAATGGCCAACGGCTTGGGTCAGTCCGTTTTTATCAACGAAATCCACTATGATAATGCTAGCACCGATGTGGAGGAAGCAATCGAAATTGCTGGTCCTGCGAGTACAGATTTGTCAGGTTGGTCACTTGTTTTATACAATGGTTCCAACGGTAGTGTCTATAATGAGGTAGCTTTATCGGGTGCTATCCCAAATCAACAGAACGGATACGGAACGATTTTGATTGCTTTTCCGACCAATGGTCTTCAAAATGGCGCTCCAGATGGTGTTGCACTAGTAGATAACACGGATAACGTAGTACAATTTTTAAGTTATGAAGGAACTTTCACAGCAGTCGGTGGTGTCGCGGATGGTCTTTTGAGCACGGATATTGGTGTTTCTGAATCACCGAGCACTCCCGTAGGTGCATCCCTGACTTTGACAGGTACAGGGTTTTTCTATGAAGATTTTACATGGGAAGTCGCACAAAACAACAGTTACGGCGCAATAAATGCTGGACAAAGCTTTGGTGAACCAATTTTAGCACCTATTATCAACGAATTTGTTTTTAACCATACGGGTGGAGATACTAATGAATTTGTTGAAGTTTTTGCACCTGCCAATACTGATTTGAGCAGTTTTTGGCTTCTGGAAATCGAAGGGGATTCCAATAGCCCCGGCACTATCGATGAAGTGATTCAATTAGGTACTACAGACGCCAACGGGTATTTCACAACAGGATTTTTATCAAATGCATTTGAAAATGGAACAGTAAGCTTGTTATTGGTTTCCAACTTTACAGGCACTGTTGGTGACGACTTGGATACGAATGATGACGGTGTTCTGGACACGACACCATGGGAAGCTATTTTGGACGATGTTGGTGTAAACGATGGTGGTTCGGGTGATTTTAATTATAGTCAGGTAGTATTGTCACAAGGTTTTGATGGAATTTCATTTACCGTGGGTGGAGCTTCAAGAATACCCAATGCTACAGATACCGATAATGCTTCGGATTGGGTCCGAAACGATTTTGATGGGCAAGGCTTGCCCGATTTTCCATCCGCAGTTGCAGATAATGGGGAGGCTATAAATACTCCAGCAGCTGAGAATGAAACTGCTTTAGTGGTTGGACCGGTGTCTGTTCTTATCAATGAATTGGATGTAGATACCCCAAGCACCGATACACTGGAATTTTTGGAACTCTATGATGGTGGTGCGGGAAATACAGCATTAGATGGTTTGGTGCTCGTACTGTACAATGGAAATGGCAATACTAGCTATAATGCCATAGATCTAGACGGATTTAGTACAAATGTCGAAGGTTATTTTGTGATTGGAAATGCTGATGTTCTTAATGTTGACCTTGTAGTTGGTTCCAATGCATTTCAAAATGGTGAGGACGCCATAGCACTTTATGTGGGTGATGCTACTGACTTTCCATCTGGAACTCCAGTGACCACAGATGGTTTGGTCGATGCTATTGTTTATGGAACAGATGACCCAGACGCTACAGAACTATTGGTTTTGCTCAACGAAGGGCAATTGCAGCTCAATGAAAACACCAATGGTGATAAGGATAATGAATCTATGCAACGTATTCCCAATGGTGATGGAGGCGTAAGAAATACGGATGCTTATGTGGTCAAGACCCCAACACCTGGTACTGCAAACGATGCTGTTGTAAATCCAGGGGAAATCATTTCAATAGCTGATGCGAGAGCGATTACAGAAGGAAACGTTGTTACGATTACGGGAATATTGACTGTATCCGATAATTTTGGAGGACCTGCCTATATTCAGGACGATACCGGTGCCATCGCCATTTTTGATGCAGCAGTGCATGGTGAAGGAGTTTTTGCAGTTGGTGATTCCATAACGGTCACGGGTACACGTTCTTCATTTAGGCAATTACAGCAATTGAATCCTGTGGCCAGTGTTGAAAAAAATCCTCAACCCACAGAAAGCATTGAGCCAAGAGTTGTCACGTTAGCAGAATTGGGTAATTATCCCGGCGAATTGGTACAAATACGAAATGTAAGTTTTCCCAATCCGGGTGATTTGTTTTTTGGGAACTCCAATTACACGGTTACTGATGCAAGTGGTTCAGGAGAGCTACGTCTAGACAGTGATGTCGCCGATTTGGTTGGCAAGGTACAACCTGAGTCCTGTGGAACCGTTGCTGGCGTAGTGGGTAGATTTGAAGATACATTCCAATTATTGCCAAGATCGTTTGAAGATGTACCCTGTGCTGAAACTTTTGTGCCACCCGGGGACAATCTTGGTATTCCCAAAGATGAAACTTTTGATGTAGTAACCTGGAATATTGAGTGGTTCGGTGACGAAGGTAATTCTCCCGCTGCCGGCAATCCGCTTTCAGATGCCATTCAGCGCGACAGTGTGTTGACAGTTTTGAGCCAATTGGATGCCGATGTGTATGCCGTTCAAGAAATTGCGGACGATACGCTTTTTACTGAATTGGTAGGACTTTTGCCAGGATATGATTTCGTGCTTTCCGAAGCGGTTTCCAATCCTACGGGAACCCCACCTTTTCAAAAAGTCGGGTTTATTTACAAAACGAAAA
The nucleotide sequence above comes from Flagellimonas sp. HMM57. Encoded proteins:
- a CDS encoding transcriptional regulator, whose protein sequence is MGLIDNINKLFDHRIRLGIMSILMVNEEVDFNRLKELLNVTDGNLASHTKTLEKAEYIKIEKSFIGKKPNTRYTATPLGKLSFKKHIEALENIIKNQN
- a CDS encoding DUF1801 domain-containing protein, which produces MNPAEEYILSRDEPYRSILLHLKAVIEHVIPEVDMKYKWRIPCFYVGKHSICYLNASYKGKFVDIAFWNSAHLTKHTELMFSEKRKVVKSFRYTTLEEINDEILIEVLEEVYSLREKGFYKRDS
- the kdsA gene encoding 3-deoxy-8-phosphooctulonate synthase, producing the protein MELQRIPQIKHTDSNNFFLLAGPCAIEGEEMALRIAEKVVTITDKLEIPYVFKGSFKKANRSRIDSFTGIGDEKALKILGKVSETFKVPTVTDVHEIADADMAAEYVDVLQIPAFLVRQTDLVVAAAKTGKVVNLKKGQFMSPESMQHAVNKVKDSGSDKAWITDRGTMFGYQDMIVDFRGVPTMKQYAPVVLDVTHSLQQPNQSSGVTGGRPALIGTMARAGIAAGVDGLFMETHFDPSNAKSDGANMLDLSLLEKLLTDLVALRETVNSFDS
- a CDS encoding DUF5689 domain-containing protein, encoding MKQKLLFFFFIGLLGMANGLGQSVFINEIHYDNASTDVEEAIEIAGPASTDLSGWSLVLYNGSNGSVYNEVALSGAIPNQQNGYGTILIAFPTNGLQNGAPDGVALVDNTDNVVQFLSYEGTFTAVGGVADGLLSTDIGVSESPSTPVGASLTLTGTGFFYEDFTWEVAQNNSYGAINAGQSFGEPILAPIINEFVFNHTGGDTNEFVEVFAPANTDLSSFWLLEIEGDSNSPGTIDEVIQLGTTDANGYFTTGFLSNAFENGTVSLLLVSNFTGTVGDDLDTNDDGVLDTTPWEAILDDVGVNDGGSGDFNYSQVVLSQGFDGISFTVGGASRIPNATDTDNASDWVRNDFDGQGLPDFPSAVADNGEAINTPAAENETALVVGPVSVLINELDVDTPSTDTLEFLELYDGGAGNTALDGLVLVLYNGNGNTSYNAIDLDGFSTNVEGYFVIGNADVLNVDLVVGSNAFQNGEDAIALYVGDATDFPSGTPVTTDGLVDAIVYGTDDPDATELLVLLNEGQLQLNENTNGDKDNESMQRIPNGDGGVRNTDAYVVKTPTPGTANDAVVNPGEIISIADARAITEGNVVTITGILTVSDNFGGPAYIQDDTGAIAIFDAAVHGEGVFAVGDSITVTGTRSSFRQLQQLNPVASVEKNPQPTESIEPRVVTLAELGNYPGELVQIRNVSFPNPGDLFFGNSNYTVTDASGSGELRLDSDVADLVGKVQPESCGTVAGVVGRFEDTFQLLPRSFEDVPCAETFVPPGDNLGIPKDETFDVVTWNIEWFGDEGNSPAAGNPLSDAIQRDSVLTVLSQLDADVYAVQEIADDTLFTELVGLLPGYDFVLSEAVSNPTGTPPFQKVGFIYKTKTVNPVATRPLLQSIHPLYNGGDDSALVDYPSETDRFYASGRLPFLMTADVTIDGVTEQLDLIALHARANSGNESQNRYDMRKYDVEVLKDSLDVQFADRKLILLGDYNDDVDETVADIPSTVTSFEEYVNDTENYRIISSLLSEQGFRSFVFRENMIDHIAYTNELFENYIEESVTVHYEVFDNDYSSTASDHFPVSARFQLKGLTLDSIAIVDVSCNGALDGSITLEVSGGIAPYEYLWSDGQITETAIDLKSGEYSVIVTDSLDNSILSETIVISEPEAIDFSVPEDAKVYLGYRKAECADLSVSNIINAQGAYTIVWSTGETSEGITVCPKENTTYTVTVTDETGCSTTKEIVVEAVDVSCGSNRYFSKVQICFRGRSYCVSEWAAHWYLKKGAVLGSCDGANAPVFSKVYLVRNPVFNQAKLYIDSEEDVVADFEVYDLFGRLVFTSSQNVEQGKSFVRLDVSQLRRGLYFLKPSVNGQVQKTIRLLKW